One Ictalurus punctatus breed USDA103 chromosome 10, Coco_2.0, whole genome shotgun sequence genomic region harbors:
- the LOC108270551 gene encoding claudin-34: MPYLAHTAHAQFVAFWVGAIGWILTIVTIGLVEWRVWEVSNLSIITSGLAWVGIWRVCFFSNVLVTSGYQVMYCQRMQLTDAYMPNEIAVAQAFMLLAFILGFFGQSSIIYGLRNIYFGLDETRSITLAFSFGGGLLLLAGVTSFIPLFWNLSAVVTNQTISFPPNFNMPPAPDNQYVGSGIIVGIFASILVVLSGTVFLSYKLPEGLSSKIRPSRTKENHCGLSETGMAVHVKSGQMAAQDRKNDLGIDNLAFQSQKDG, translated from the coding sequence ATGCCATACCTGGCCCACACTGCCCATGCCCAGTTTGTGGCATTCTGGGTGGGTGCGATTGGCTGGATCCTCACCATCGTAACAATTGGCTTGGTGGAGTGGAGGGTGTGGGAGGTATCCAACCTGTCCATCATCACCTCTGGTCTGGCCTGGGTGGGCATCTGGAGGGTGTGCTTTTTCAGCAATGTACTTGTCACATCTGGGTACCAGGTCATGTACTGCCAGCGAATGCAACTGACAGACGCTTACATGCCTAATGAGATTGCTGTTGCTCAGGCGTTCATGTTGCTGGCCTTCATCTTGGGATTTTTTGGTCAATCCAGCATCATTTATGGACTCAGGAACATCTACTTTGGACTTGATGAGACCAGATCTATCACACTGGCTTTTTCCTTCGGTGGGGGACTTTTGTTACTTGCTGGTGTGACCTCATTTATTCCTCTTTTCTGGAACTTAAGCGCCGTGGTGACTAACCAGACCATCAGTTTTCCACCTAACTTCAACATGCCCCCAGCTCCTGATAATCAGTATGTTGGTTCAGGTATCATTGTTGGAATTTTTGCATCCATCTTGGTGGTGTTGAGTGGAACAGTGTTCCTGTCCTACAAGCTACCAGAAGGACTGAGCTCCAAAATCAGACCTTCAAGGACAAAGGAGAACCACTGTGGACTGAGTGAAACTGGGATGGCAGTGCATGTAAAATCCGGACAAATGGCCGCGCAAGACAGAAAGAATGACCTAGGTATTGACAACCTGGCCTTCCAGTCCCAGAAGGATGGGTGA
- the LOC108270652 gene encoding putative claudin-24, translating into MDPGVCVLELLGLFFSLSAWLFSLTTTLMSQWLTLSTALLPAESYELGLWGTCVVQELGILECRPYDSLLGLPPDIRLARILMCATLATGFMGISFAIPGINLVNSCKGTETLREKKMLKMVGGVLCFTAGVMGLVPVSYIAHLTVLRFFDESVPDVVPRWEFGQALFWGWTAALLYIVAGSLLITSCICLQDVPCPLPESVPLRGGHASPELSPRRRTEYV; encoded by the coding sequence ATGGATCCGGGAGTATGTGTTCTGGAGCTTCTTGGTTTGTTCTTCTCTCTGAGCGCCTGGCTCTTCTCATTGACCACCACTCTGATGTCCCAGTGGCTCACGCTGTCCACCGCTCTCCTTCCTGCTGAGAGCTACGAGCTGGGATTGTGGGGGACGTGTGTGGTGCAGGAGCTGGGCATTCTGGAGTGCCGGCCGTACGACAGCCTCCTTGGACTCCCTCCAGATATCCGCTTGGCTCGGATCCTTATGTGTGCCACCTTGGCTACCGGTTTCATGGGAATATCTTTTGCAATCCCAGGCATCAACTTGGTCAACAGCTGTAAAGGTACTGAGACCCTTAGAGAGAAGAAGATGCTGAAGATGGTGGGGGGAGTGCTGTGCTTCACTGCAGGAGTTATGGGTCTGGTTCCCGTCTCCTACATAGCCCACCTGACCGTTTTGAGGTTCTTCGATGAGTCCGTTCCTGATGTGGTTCCACGCTGGGAGTTTGGTCAGGCTCTGTTCTGGGGCTGGACTGCAGCACTTCTGTACATTGTAGCTGGATCATTGCTTATTACCTCCTGCATCTGTCTGCAAGATGTACCGTGTCCACTGCCAGAGTCCGTGCCACTACGAGGAGGACATGCCAGCCCTGAACTTTCACCACGAAGGAGGACAGAATATGTGTGA
- the clcn4 gene encoding H(+)/Cl(-) exchange transporter 4, whose amino-acid sequence MAEAEVISNATSTEEMNGAGNLMDFLDEPIPDVGTYEDFHTIDWLREKSRDTDRHRKIRNKRKESIWEFVKSLLDAWSGWVVMLLIGLLSGTLAGVIDLAVDWMTDLKEGVCLSAFWYSHEQCCWTSNETTFADRDKCPQWQKWAELMTGHTEGAGAYVLNYFLYVLWALFFSFLAVSLVRVFAPYACGSGIPEIKTILSGFIIRGYLGKWTLLIKTVTLVLAVSSGLSLGKEGPLVHVACCCGNLFCSLFSKYSRNEGKRREVLSAAAAAGVSVAFGAPIGGVLFSLEEVSYYFPLKTLWRSFFAALVAAFTLRSINPFGNNRLVLFYVEYHTPWYMAELVPFILLGVFGGLWGTLFIRGNIAWCRRRKTTRLGKYPVLEVIVVTGITAILAFPNPYTRRSTSELISELFNDCGALESSQLCDYINNPNMSRPEDDIPDRPAGPGVYSALWQLALALIFKIVITIFTFGMKIPSGLFIPSMAVGAIAGRIVGIAVEQMAYHHHDWIIFKNWCRPGADCVTPGLYAMVGAAACLGGVTRMTVSLVVIMFELTGGLEYIVPLMAAAVTSKWVADAFSKEGIYEAHIRLNGYPYLDQDEFTHRTLATDVMRPRRNEPPLSVLTQDSTTVEDVEMLIKETDYNGFPVVVSRESERLIGFVQRRDLTLAIKTARQKQDGVVSNSVVYFTEDAPQLPASNPQPLKLRRILNLSPFTVTDHTPMETVVDIFRKLGLRQCLVTRSGRLLGIITKKDVLRHMAQMMNQDPESIMFN is encoded by the exons atggCAGAGGCAGAAG TGATCAGCAATGCCACCTCCACAGAGGAAATGAATGGGGCTGGGAACCTGATGGACTTCCTAGATGAGCCCATTCCTGATGTGGGCACATATGAGGATTTCCACACCATCGACTGGCTCAGGGAGAAATCCAGAGACACCGACCGCCACAGGAAG ATTCGTAACAAGAGGAAGGAGTCTATCTGGGAGTTTGTAAAGAGCCTACTGGATGCCTGGTCGGGATGGGTGGTCATGCTGCTTATCGGACTATTGTCAG GCACATTGGCTGGCGTGATAGACCTGGCTGTGGACTGGATGACGGACCTGAAGGAGGGAGTTTGTCTGTCTGCATTCTGGTACAGCCATGAGCAGTGCTGCTGGACATCTAACGAGACTACTTTTGCCGACAGGGACAAATGTCCTCAGTGGCAGAAATGGGCTGAGTTGATGACGGGACACACTGAG GGTGCTGGAGCATATGTGTTAAATTACTTCCTGTACGTGCTATGGGCGCTGTTCTTCTCCTTCCTGGCAGTGTCTCTGGTTCGAGTGTTTGCTCCCTATGCCTGTGGATCAGGAATACCAGAG ATTAAGACAATCCTGAGTGGGTTTATAATCCGAGGTTATCTGGGGAAGTGGACCCTGCTGATTAAGACGGTCACTCTGGTGCTGGCCGTGTCGTCCGGTCTCAGTCTGGGAAAGGAAGGGCCACTGGTGCATGTGGCCTGCTGCTGTGGAAACCTCTTCTGTAGCCTTTTCTCTAAATACAGCAGGAATGAAGGCAAACGTAGAGAG GTTTTATCGGCTGCAGCGGCTGCTGGAGTGTCTGTGGCTTTTGGTGCTCCGATAGGTGGAGTACTTTTCAGCTTAGAGGAG GTGAGTTATTACTTCCCTCTAAAGACTCTGTGGCGTTCGTTCTTCGCTGCGCTGGTTGCCGCCTTCACACTGCGCTCTATCAACCCATTCGGCAACAACCGCCTGGTGCTATTCTATGTGGAATATCACACACCGTGGTACATGGCCGAACTAGTTCCCTTCATCCTGCTTGGGGTATTCGGGGGCCTCTGGGGCACCCTGTTTATCCGAGGCAACATTGCTTGGTGTCGCCGCAGGAAGACCACTCGCCTAGGCAAGTACCCTGTTCTGGAGGTAATCGTGGTGACGGGCATCACAGCCATCTTGGCTTTCCCCAACCCGTACACACGCCGCAGCACCAGCGAGCTCATCTCAGAGTTATTTAATGACTGTGGTGCTCTCGAGTCCTCCCAACTCTGCGATTACATCAATAACCCCAATATGAGCCGTCCAGAGGATGATATACCAGACAGACCAGCCGGGCCAGGGGTCTACAGCGCCCTCTGGCAGTTGGCACTCGCACTGATCTTTAAGATAGTCATCACCATCTTTACTTTTGGCATGAAG ATCCCATCAGGGTTATTCATCCCCAGTATGGCGGTTGGAGCCATTGCTGGACGGATAGTGGGCATTGCCGTGGAGCAGATGGCCTACCACCACCACGACTGGATCATCTTTAAGAACTGGTGTCGTCCTGGTGCAGACTGCGTAACCCCAGGCCTCTACGCCATGGTAGGGGCCGCAGCATGTCTCG GTGGAGTCACTCGGATGACTGTATCTTTGGTGGTCATCATGTTCGAGCTGACTGGTGGGTTAGAGTACATTGTGCCGCTAATGGCTGCGGCTGTTACAAGTAAGTGGGTGGCGGATGCATTCAGTAAAGAGGGAATTTATGAGGCACACATCCGTCTGAACGGTTACCCATACCTGGACCAGGACGAGTTCACTCACCGCACGCTAGCCACTGATGTGATGCGACCACGCAGGAACGAGCCGCCACTCTCCGTCCTCACACAGGACTCCACCACCGTGGAGGACGTAGAGATGCTCATCAAAGAGACAGACTACAACGGCTTCCCCGTGGTCGTCTCACGCGAGTCCGAGAGACTCATCGGTTTTGTTCAGCGCAGGGATCTGACCCTAGCTATCA AGACTGCACGTCAGAAGCAGGATGGTGTGGTGAGTAACTCAGTGGTGTACTTCACGGAGGATGCACCCCAGCTGCCAGCATCAAACCCTCAGCCCCTGAAGCTGAGGCGCATCCTCAACCTCAGTCCCTTTACCGTCACTGACCACACACCCATGGAGACCGTGGTGGACATCTTTCGCAAGCTCGGCCTTCGCCAGTGCCTTGTCACTCGCAGTGG ACGGTTACTCGGCATCATCACTAAGAAAGACGTGCTACGACACATGGCCCAAATGATGAACCAGGACCCTGAGTCGATCATGTTCAACTAA